A stretch of DNA from Sphingomonas sp. SORGH_AS_0879:
ACGGCGCCAACCACAAGCTTTCGATGGCCCTCCTCATCGGCGGCGTGTCGATGGGCGACCAGGTCAAGGCGCTGGAAAAGGGCGTCGATGTGCTGATCGCGACGCCGGGCCGGTTGATGGACCTGTTCCAGCGGGGCAATATCCTGCTGACCGGCTGTTCGATGCTGGTCATCGACGAGGCGGACCGGATGCTCGACATGGGGTTCATCCCCGATATCGAGGAAATCTGCACCAAGTTGCCGTCGCAGCGGCAGACCCTGCTCTTCTCCGCGACGATGCCGCCGCCGATCAAGAAGCTGGCGGACAAGTTCCTCGACAATCCCAAGACGATCGAGGTGGCCCGTCCCGCCTCGACCAATATCAACATCAAGCAATGGGTCGTGCCCGTCGCGGCGCAATCGTTCGAGAAGCGCAAGCGCCTGCGCCAGCTGCTCCAGCAGGAGGAGGTGCGCACCGCGATCATCTTCTGCAACCGCAAGACGACCGTGCGCGAGCTGAACAAGTCGCTCAAGCAGCATGGCTTCCGTTCGGGCGAAATCCATGGCGACATGGAACAGCCGCAGCGGCTGGCCGAGCTGGAACTGTTCAAGCGCGGCGAGGTCAACATCCTGGTCGCCTCGGACGTCGCGGCGCGCGGGCTGGACATCAAGGGCGTCAGCCATGTGTTCAACTTCGACGCGCCCTGGCACCCGGATGATTATGTGCATCGCATCGGCCGGACCGGGCGTGGCGGTGCGACCGGCATCGCCTATACCTTCGTCGCGCCGGACGACACCGAGAATCTCGACAATATCGAGAAGCTGAC
This window harbors:
- a CDS encoding DEAD/DEAH box helicase, coding for MSFADLGLSDELLKTVNDAGYTEPTPIQASAIPSVLMMRDIIGIAQTGTGKTASFVLPMIDILAHGRSRARMPRSLILEPTRELAAQVAENFEKYGANHKLSMALLIGGVSMGDQVKALEKGVDVLIATPGRLMDLFQRGNILLTGCSMLVIDEADRMLDMGFIPDIEEICTKLPSQRQTLLFSATMPPPIKKLADKFLDNPKTIEVARPASTNINIKQWVVPVAAQSFEKRKRLRQLLQQEEVRTAIIFCNRKTTVRELNKSLKQHGFRSGEIHGDMEQPQRLAELELFKRGEVNILVASDVAARGLDIKGVSHVFNFDAPWHPDDYVHRIGRTGRGGATGIAYTFVAPDDTENLDNIEKLTGQKIDRLELPAPAEEERPARRSRRDRSARPTETEAPAPQAEVVAEEPRARPPRPRREEPRFEEPRAPRAEAPRRDRRRSGGEEVADDNGWNGPIPDFLKVSFGL